A single genomic interval of Cucumis sativus cultivar 9930 chromosome 5, Cucumber_9930_V3, whole genome shotgun sequence harbors:
- the LOC101207913 gene encoding uncharacterized protein LOC101207913 translates to MDENGGIKMGIRQIVRLKETLQHWQGVTVCPKSKAAAHENGSQNQNQNHGILSPAINKRLTNVLCCDSDEETCQSPEHPPDVPKGYLAVYVGPELRRFIIPTSYLRHSVFKVLLEKAEEEFGFDHSGALTFPCEIEIFKYLLKCMESQQKDHPDDHTPAESSMTMEE, encoded by the exons atggatgaaaatggtGGGATCAAGATGGGAATCCGCCAGATTGTGAGGCTGAAAGAGACTCTCCAACACTGGCAAGGGGTCACAGTATGCCCGAAATCCAAAGCAGCAGCCCATGAAAACGGAagccaaaatcaaaatcaaaatcatggGATCCTTTCACCGGCAATCAACAAAAGGCTGACGAATGTGTTGTGTTGTGATTCGGATGAGGAGACTTGCCAGAGCCCTGAGCACCCACCCGATGTTCCGAAAGGGTACTTGGCTGTTTATGTTGGGCCGGAGCTTCGGAGGTTTATCATTCCGACCAGCTATCTTAGGCATTCGGTGTTTAAGGTGTTGCTGGAAAAGGCAGAGGAGGAGTTTGGATTCGATCATAGCGGCGCGCTCACTTTTCCTTGCGAAATCGAGATCTTCAAATACCTTCTCAAGTGCATGGAGAGCCAGCAGAAGGATCATCCTGATGACCACACCCCAG CTGAGAGTTCGATGACTatggaagaataa